The Triticum dicoccoides isolate Atlit2015 ecotype Zavitan chromosome 6A, WEW_v2.0, whole genome shotgun sequence genome has a window encoding:
- the LOC119317939 gene encoding E3 ubiquitin-protein ligase ATL31-like isoform X2, with product MSPGARSRKMEHALLAALLACALASAGSAQPAEPGQGGYDNDVADQEMRVSTTMVALLAAVVAVFFFILASIIYLRHCTGYSYPHAPRPDDSRGSGPGAGFSSFIARRQQRRAATRGLAAEVVEAFPTMRYAEAKALRVGRKAAPPLECAVCLSEFEDEDRLRLLPKCSHAFHPDCIGEWLASHVTCPVCRRNLDPSKDGGSDDEASKPPVPEANSSSSEITVVRHHQADSGARPAAVVIDVVTEEEAEQRRKEAMELQRIGTQRRAMRSGSRPAGTKAAKLVRSYSAGHSLAVVRLDRDLERFTLWLPEHVRREMVAAAGEQSSHRRAQRAGRWPSFLRYTRTLSGRFFSTPRRTESSEGGEASSSSSTRIRGKRVAAVDFLEGSPLGGGVSNEKKRDF from the exons ATGTCCCCCGGCGCGCGCTCCCGAAAGATGGAACACGCGCTGCTCGCCGCACTCCTGGCGTGCGCGCTCGCGTCGGCCGGTAGCGCGCAGCCGGCGGAGCCGGGGCAGGGGGGCTATGACAACGACGTGGCCGACCAGGAGATGCGCGTCAGCACGACCATGGTCGCGCTGCTGGCCGCCGTCGTCGCCGTGTTCTTCTtcatcctcgcctccatcatctacCTCCGCCACTGCACCGGCTACTCGTACCCCCACGCCCCGCGGCCGGACGACTCCCGCGGCTCCGGCCCCGGCGCCGGCTTCTCGAGCTTCATCGCCAGGCGGCAGCAGCGGCGGGCGGCGACGCGCGGGCTCGCCGCCGAGGTGGTCGAGGCGTTCCCCACCATGCGCTACGCGGAGGCCAAGGCGCTGCGCGTGGGGAGGAAGGCGGCGCCCCCGCTGGAGTGCGCGGTGTGCCTCAGCGAGTTCGAGGACGAGGACAGGCTCCGGCTGCTGCCCAAGTGCAGCCACGCCTTCCACCCGGACTGCATCGGCGAGTGGCTCGCCAGCCACGTCACCTGCCCGGTCTGCCGCCGCAACCTCGACCCTAGCAAGGacggcggcagcgacgacgaggcgaGTAAGCCCCCGGTGCCGGAAGCCAACAGCAGCTCCAGCGAAATCACCGTGGTACGCCACCACCAAGCAGACAGCGGCGCGCGACCAGCGGCCGTGGTCATCGACGTggtgacggaggaggaggccgagcaGCGCAGGAAGGAGGCGATGGAGCTGCAGCGGATAGGGACCCAGCGGCGCGCGATGCGGTCGGGGTCGCGGCCGGCCGGGACGAAGGCCGCGAAGCTTGTCCGGTCGTACTCCGCCGGCCACTCCCTCGCCGTAGTCCGGCTCGACCGCGACCTGGAGCGGTTCACGCTGTGGCTGCCGGAGCACGTGCGCAGGGAGATGGTCGCCGCTGCCGGGGAGCAGAGCTCGCATCGTCGCGCGCAGAGAGCCGGCAGATGGCCATCGTTCCTAAGGTACACCAGGACGTTGTCGGGAAGGTTCTTCTCGACGCCGAGGAGAACGGAAAGctccgagggaggggaggcgtcctcgtcgtcgtcgacgagGATTAGAGGGAAGCGCGTGGCCGCCGTCGATTTCCTCGAAGGTTCTCCTCTGGGCGGCGGCGTGTCTAAT GAAAAGAAACGGGACTTTTGA
- the LOC119317939 gene encoding E3 ubiquitin-protein ligase ATL31-like isoform X1, whose product MSPGARSRKMEHALLAALLACALASAGSAQPAEPGQGGYDNDVADQEMRVSTTMVALLAAVVAVFFFILASIIYLRHCTGYSYPHAPRPDDSRGSGPGAGFSSFIARRQQRRAATRGLAAEVVEAFPTMRYAEAKALRVGRKAAPPLECAVCLSEFEDEDRLRLLPKCSHAFHPDCIGEWLASHVTCPVCRRNLDPSKDGGSDDEASKPPVPEANSSSSEITVVRHHQADSGARPAAVVIDVVTEEEAEQRRKEAMELQRIGTQRRAMRSGSRPAGTKAAKLVRSYSAGHSLAVVRLDRDLERFTLWLPEHVRREMVAAAGEQSSHRRAQRAGRWPSFLRYTRTLSGRFFSTPRRTESSEGGEASSSSSTRIRGKRVAAVDFLEGSPLGGGVSNAKVGSVAGDVDKAASRQVRT is encoded by the coding sequence ATGTCCCCCGGCGCGCGCTCCCGAAAGATGGAACACGCGCTGCTCGCCGCACTCCTGGCGTGCGCGCTCGCGTCGGCCGGTAGCGCGCAGCCGGCGGAGCCGGGGCAGGGGGGCTATGACAACGACGTGGCCGACCAGGAGATGCGCGTCAGCACGACCATGGTCGCGCTGCTGGCCGCCGTCGTCGCCGTGTTCTTCTtcatcctcgcctccatcatctacCTCCGCCACTGCACCGGCTACTCGTACCCCCACGCCCCGCGGCCGGACGACTCCCGCGGCTCCGGCCCCGGCGCCGGCTTCTCGAGCTTCATCGCCAGGCGGCAGCAGCGGCGGGCGGCGACGCGCGGGCTCGCCGCCGAGGTGGTCGAGGCGTTCCCCACCATGCGCTACGCGGAGGCCAAGGCGCTGCGCGTGGGGAGGAAGGCGGCGCCCCCGCTGGAGTGCGCGGTGTGCCTCAGCGAGTTCGAGGACGAGGACAGGCTCCGGCTGCTGCCCAAGTGCAGCCACGCCTTCCACCCGGACTGCATCGGCGAGTGGCTCGCCAGCCACGTCACCTGCCCGGTCTGCCGCCGCAACCTCGACCCTAGCAAGGacggcggcagcgacgacgaggcgaGTAAGCCCCCGGTGCCGGAAGCCAACAGCAGCTCCAGCGAAATCACCGTGGTACGCCACCACCAAGCAGACAGCGGCGCGCGACCAGCGGCCGTGGTCATCGACGTggtgacggaggaggaggccgagcaGCGCAGGAAGGAGGCGATGGAGCTGCAGCGGATAGGGACCCAGCGGCGCGCGATGCGGTCGGGGTCGCGGCCGGCCGGGACGAAGGCCGCGAAGCTTGTCCGGTCGTACTCCGCCGGCCACTCCCTCGCCGTAGTCCGGCTCGACCGCGACCTGGAGCGGTTCACGCTGTGGCTGCCGGAGCACGTGCGCAGGGAGATGGTCGCCGCTGCCGGGGAGCAGAGCTCGCATCGTCGCGCGCAGAGAGCCGGCAGATGGCCATCGTTCCTAAGGTACACCAGGACGTTGTCGGGAAGGTTCTTCTCGACGCCGAGGAGAACGGAAAGctccgagggaggggaggcgtcctcgtcgtcgtcgacgagGATTAGAGGGAAGCGCGTGGCCGCCGTCGATTTCCTCGAAGGTTCTCCTCTGGGCGGCGGCGTGTCTAATGCCAAGGTCGGCTCTGTGGCCGGCGATGTCGACAAGGCAGCTAGCCGGCAGGTTCGAACGTAG